The nucleotide window GAAAGATtagcggcggatgtttcagaacgcaaaggaaggggagcgaaatacgggatcctgggggcgaaccccgtggttttatagggggcgacggatgcgagaagggcaaccgtccgcctcgatctccgggcctgccacgcgcgccaccgcgtcacgtcgcgggacacgcgcccgcagttcctatcctctcaccccaaaaatctcggcggacggttcgccttccccaagtgaaaccggactctctacccaccaggGAAGCGccagccacaaaggcctgttcttcTTTCTTTGGACCACCAAGGGCCCAGACACTCGCCGACCGGCCCAACTAAAAAGGAATCCACGAACGATCTGCCtacaagggcagaagcaccagttatgaCAGCTCCAATTCAATCCCCAGCGAACGGGACgacacgacccactcggaaaaacacccGGATGAAGAAAAACTaggtccttcagccttacccacgaaggggccgatacaaccccccgggcgactcaactcgagtcacccgggggctcgggggctacacccatcgggtgcgctcgcgcgcaccctccggcaaattagcttcggcaaaatcaaaaacaccctccaggcggttctacccgaatcacctagagtctcgggggctactgtcggggacctaataccggggtaccccagaaggcggaaccgataaccaccaaacgtgaaaaacttccggacgcataaaggcgtcatgtcatcccttgttcgagtaacaggagttcggttccgcctcacccgacgcttatagggcgggctcggtctcgcccgagggccgagggataaactccgtctcgcccgacccctcgagggcgggctcggtctcgcccgagggctaagggatgagttccgtctcgcccgatcccggaggggcagggtcggcctcacccgacgcctttgtggggtaaccctgtctcgcccaaaggctcaaagccaaactccgtctcgcccgacgcttatagggcgggctcggtctcgcccgagggctaagggatggattccgcctcgcccgatcccagagggatagggttagtctcgcccaagaaatagggattgatctccgcctcacccgacggcccagaacgagcctcgccctgatcgatatctatccctcataatgatgggtacaggacgagacaagacattcgggtcaaccatgactccaacgaccataccctgcgccctggcaggaaaaggactgccagggaacgacaggactgatgctttagacccttccgggcgccgcagagcccaaaaggtattacaggtgtgtacgcctcaccctgtagagttgtaggcgccgccttcagctctgggacacggaacccaacaaagatatacgacaaccgctacgctccaagaacggatttgctatctccacggacgacgggtattccgtcaccacgctgtggacccgagggagcggcgcccgcttcccgacccctcaggtcctcccagtcggaaggccttggccacggtgccacaccggaccccgaccccgaactctcccaacaaggaatcatgggaaccagaaggcgcacggagcggggctgggagaggctcataagtcaaaaccaccgtactacagcccataccctgcgcagggcagcgttctgtgactagcctgacatcctacagagacatcgacaatatcgtaagcacttatcttccttcgcactcatcaggatggaggacctgatcggatagacgtaagccacaagactaagtagaatacgcatcctggagtccttcacccttgtaaagccagccccttcatctataaaaggggatgcacatcCTCCATCGAGGGGACGgaaaaaaataggaccgaacaatagaacgcactcatacacacgagcagctacgaagctctcgaccatctttcaatccttcgatcagagacttgggaccagtccctctctcggcagtttgtatcccttactacagaccgttcacggtgctaataacacaagcagcaacaaactggacgtagggacgttccgcccgaaccagtataaatcctgtgtcctttagcgcaccatccgagcctaacgcgcattactataaatttacttgccggtgcttgtacgaaacaccgacagctctgttcaaacgaaaaaatatatcatatatgtcttagcaaatgaaacaaaatatgatttcatggttaccacaaaaataatcaacctcatcatagtcaaccatatggctgcaataatggcctattccaagctccgaagggactagaccgtagttggatttaacaccacattcgcacttgactggaggtgctttgtaaattaacatttctttcttcttttgctttgtctTTGGAGGTTCTTCAggtcattggttcttaggaccatacaaccactctttgaaacgacacttcgccattgaaaacaacTAAATAAAGTGTCATTattacatgaacacatatagctcaacatttcaacacatacattttgcacttacttcatgcttgtttggacacacaaactttaacgtattctcagggtttatcatagctcgatctctgcAATTGCACAGAGGAGgtttctcgagtcgtctaactgcggctaagtgcttcttcttagccgtcattggagggggttagggggaggtggaacccaccgctcgaattgctctcgtggatgtcgtccactccaccaatcgtcgaaaaggagatacctggggtcaaacttgtctgcaccgtcgatccactgaaagaaaacgCACCTCTCATTCCAACAAAATCTTattaacctagtaatacaaataaaaaaaaacatacgaaaacaattacttacaataaaacgactgtatgtgtagaagcaacgagccgctgtgtcgggatgtctcgattgaaacacgtcggccggacgaccacagtcacagttagggacagggaatTCAGGAGGGACggtggcatctttgctagactcatcgaggtataattctctaggatgaccccgttttcgccacaactgctcccgaaacatgtcttccatctaataaaacagttcaaattaaacatcaatcaaaacaacgcaaattagtgtaaaatataatcatttgcattgtaacttaaataatataaccaacacttatagcaacaaaaatatacatggtaaataaacttctaactaaataattaaccttcaaACCGTAACCCACAATTCTTaaacataatttttctcctaaccttaactcccattcataatattcctatccactattcaaacaaaaataaaaagtaCACCATTACCTTGAACAatgacgaggagggagggaggcggccggagaatggaaggaaagggagggaggcggcaacggaGGGCTGGGCGGGACGAGGGCGGGCTGGCAggctgctcgggcaggcgggactggccgcggggtTTTTATActgctctgccgcgccacggatcagggcgcggcactaccgcgccaagatcggtggcgcggcaggcctcaCCACGTCAACGGTCAGCCGGTccagtcgtcgccacgtcagcccctaccgcgccaccatgctggccgcgccatggcaatagacgcggccaaaagtattagttttaaaaataaaaaacagaccatgttagatttagaattagtttataaaaaatgttaaaattaaaaaaattcccgGACGTCTGGACGCCGTCATGGAAGAGAAGCTCCGTGGATCTGGCCTCTCGTTCTCGTGAGTCGTGAGCGGCCGGCACTCCTCCTGCTGGCTCCCCCATCTCAACGGATACAACTTTTGTTGCGTGTTGGCATATTGTTGTTCCGGCTAGCTTTTCAGTCATGCACCAAGGTATTATGGAACTCAACTGTATTCGTCAACCTCATCATGCGTATTGCCCTGTTGAGTTTGGTTTATAGTCTTTTGAGATGTTCGTACCCGTACGTAAATCTTCAGCTGCTTGTATGGGGAATGCTCTATTTTAGATGACTTTGGACATATATTACAATTTGACTGCTACTTTTTCTAAACATTTTTAGAGtagattatttttaaaatattaatTTAAAAAGGATTAATAATAATATTATCTCCTCGTCTGAGTCGTGTAAATTTCGTTTCCAGTATATTCTGTAgtagttagagcatctccaatggTTTGCCAAATTGCACTTGCCAAATCTTGGGTTTTGGCAAGTGGCTAAAACAAATGGCAAGTGAAATAATCTTGTATCTCCAATGGTTTGGCATTTAGGCTTGGTAAAATAGAAAAGGAGGCCCACATCCTTCAACCGTTCAACTGTCGCGACGCTCGGCCTGGACCGCGCCCGTGTCTCTTCATATGCTCGGTGCCGAGATCTCGTGGCCGTCGTGCGTCGCTGCTTCATCGCGGCGATCTCCATCTGCTGGCCGCCATCCTACGCCGGTCTCCATCTCCTGGACGTGGTGCTGCGCCGTGGTCTCCATCTCCTGGCCGCCGTGCTGTGCCGATCTTTGATTCCGCCGTGTCTCCATCGTACGCAGGTCAGTATCTCGTTCCCAGAGTTCTCCAAGTTGGTTCGTAGCATCTCGTTCCCAGCATCTCATTCAAGTTATTTGTTCCCAGCCTCCTCCGTATTTGTTCAGTATCATGAATATGCCTAGATGAATACATTGAGTTTGATTTTTTCAAAAATTACATTGAGTTTGTTCAGGCTGCTGTCTACATGTTCAGATTCCAATCAATATGTTCAGGTTactgtttttaattttttttttcagatgTTAGCGTATGAAAAAAAATGTAGCCAAAAAATAATATTGCATCAACGAATTATGGAGAGTTTTAGTTATGATTTGTTTATTGCAGCAACCTAGTTCTTATTTTCAGTTATTGTGAATTGGGGGTTTTGATTTAGGATATATTTGTCGTTCAGGAATCATGTCTAGGAAGAGATCCCTTCTTCGAACGCAATTGGATGAttcatcatccgatgatgaggatTGTTAGATATTAGGGACTGCTGCAATTGTTGATACTTTTGCCAATGAAAAAAAACACGGGTGGCTCTGTCCTAGGTCGTAGAATGATTTACCGTGACAGAAAAGGCGGCCATGAGAGGATGTTTCAAGATTATTTGGCAGTGAATCCAACATATGGCCCTGAATTATTCCGTCGAAGGTTGGTGTTCTTTCACTCCGGATTGACTTGTTATCTGTGTTTAAATATTACTGGAGTTTGTAAATTTATTTTTTTCCAGGTACAGGATGTCTAGGGAGCTTTTCCTATGCATAATGAACGCCGTTGAAGCACACGATGATTACTTTGTGCAGAAAAGGGACGCGGCAAATGTACTTGGGTTGAGTTGCTTCCAAAAAATCACTGCTGCAATGCGTATGATCACCTATGGGGTTCCCGCTGATGCCACAGATGAGTACATTCGCATTGGCGAAAGTACTGCATTTGAGAGCCTACGGAGGTTTGTTGTTGCAGTGGATGAAATCTTTGGAGAACAGTATCTCAGATATCCCACTGAGGCGGACACAACACGCTTACTTGCAATCGGTGAGCAAAAAGGTTTTCCCGGCATGTTAGGTTCTATCGATTGTATGCATTGGGCTTGGAAGAACTGTCCGTACGATAAGCAGGGTCAGTACAAGGGGCATGTGGAGCAGCCCACCatcattttggaggcagttgCTTCGAACGACCTTTGGATATGGCATGCCTTCTTTGGAATGCCCGGGTCTCATAATGACATCAATGTTCTGCATAGGTCACCTTTGTTTGATAACTTGGCAGAAGGTAGAGCTCCACAAGTTAACTACTCCATTAACGGCCATGATTACACAATGGGCTACTACCTAGCTGATGGCATATACCCCACATGGGCT belongs to Miscanthus floridulus cultivar M001 chromosome 4, ASM1932011v1, whole genome shotgun sequence and includes:
- the LOC136552687 gene encoding protein ALP1-like: MIYRDRKGGHERMFQDYLAVNPTYGPELFRRRYRMSRELFLCIMNAVEAHDDYFVQKRDAANVLGLSCFQKITAAMRMITYGVPADATDEYIRIGESTAFESLRRFVVAVDEIFGEQYLRYPTEADTTRLLAIGEQKGFPGMLGSIDCMHWAWKNCPYDKQGQYKGHVEQPTIILEAVASNDLWIWHAFFGMPGSHNDINVLHRSPLFDNLAEGRAPQVNYSINGHDYTMGYYLADGIYPTWATLVKSISLPQGNKRQYFAKAQEAARKMVERAFGVLQARFAIVRGPVHIWDKDTISPIMRACVIMHNMIVEDEGFVVDPNERFDYGGNNVEPAHGRATRTLDEYIDAHRKIRNKETHDQLKEDLIEHLWNHHPDLY